CACTGAAAACTTTAAATACTTTGACAAGGGTTCAATGGCCACTGTCGGACGTGCTAGAGCGGTTGTAGATTTGGGCAACTTCCACATGAAAGGATTTTTAGCTTGGGCTACTTGGATGTTTGTTCACTTAGTTTCTATATTTGGATTCAGAAATCGTGTGGTTACTTTTGTGAACTGGACAATTAAATTCTTAACGAGAAACTCAGGTATCCGTTTAATTATCCACAAATACAATCGCCCGGAGCCGAGCAAACCTGTTGTATCGGTTTCTGAACAACAATAATTGAAAACAAAACAAACTAAACATATGAGAAGGCTGTCTATAGAAATAGATAGCCTTTTTTATTGCTATCTAGGGTCTTTGAGAGGCTGATCTGTTAAAAGATGTTAATCTGACCCGTTGTTGAGACGAAAGGCATCAGTATTGCGTTATTAGTGTAGTAAAAAGTAAAAGAGTAAAAATTTCATAATTTAGGTTAATAATTGGTTTGGTAAAAATCCTGAGGTTCCCCGCCTCAGGATTTTTTATGTAAGGTGGCTTTCAGATGGTTTGTAGTCCATGCGCCAGCTATTACTGCTCCAACAAGTCCTGCAAAGCTTTTATTGAAATAAGATTTGTATTTTTGAGTTTCACCAACAACATCATCATGACAAATAAAGACATAGCTAAAGTATTCAAATTATGTGGACAGCTTATGGAGCTTCACAATGAGAATCCTTTCCGAACAAAAGCTATGGCAGGCGCTGCCTTTCGTATCGACAAATTGCCGTTTGCTGCTAGCGGATCTAATCTAGAAGAGCTTAGCGAGCAACCGAATATTGGGAAAAGCACCGCCGAAAAGATTATGCAGGTGATAACGACAGGAACTTTCCCTGATTTGGAGAAGTTGTTGGAGAAAACGCCTGAGGGTATTGTTGAAATGCTGAAGATAAAAGGATTAGGCCCTAAGAAGATTCAAATTATTTGGAATGATCTGGCAATTGAGTCAGTCGGCGAACTATATTATGCTTGCAATGAGAATAGATTGGTCGAAGCGAAAGGGTTTGGATTAAAGACGCAAGAAGACATCAAGAAGGCGATCGAATTCTCGATTGCCAATCAGGGTTGGTATTTGTTTGCTAAAGTCTTAAACTCTGCTCATACGATCCTTGCTTCACTGAAGGCAAGCTTGAAAGATTATCAGGTAGAATTTACGGGTGATTTCCGTCGCAAAGCGGAGGTATTACAACATGTGGAGCTTATTACTGACGCGCCAAACGAAGTCGCCATAGAAGCGATTAGAGCGCTTGATAATGAGTTTGCCGTCGACACTGAACACTTGACCCTTAACTTTCGTGACGAAAATAATACGCCTTTTAAGGTCCACCTGAGCAAGACGGATGACTTCGCTAAGAATTTGCTATTGACTACCGGCTCTGCTTTGCATATTGAACTATTAAAGGGCTTTGGAGAAATACCATCATTAGATAGCGAGGATGCCATCTATTCAGCATTGGGCTTAGCTTATATTGAACCCGAGCTGCGCGAAGGAACGAATGAAATCGAGCTTGCAAAAAACAGCGCCCTTCCTCGTTTAATTACTTATGCTGATCTGAAAGGCTCGCTGCATAACCACTCGACTTATAGCGATGGGGTTCACAGCTTAAAAGAAATGGCGCAATATCTTCGTGATGAATTGAAGATGGAGTACTTAGGTATATGTGATCACTCCAAGACCGCGGTCTATGCAAATGGTCTTTCTATCGAGCGCTTAGAACAACAATGGGCGGAGATCGACAGATTAAATGCAGAACTGGCACCCTTCAAAATATTCAAGGGCATTGAGTCGGATATTCTTTCCGACGGCTCTCTCGATTATCCCGATGACGTGTTAGCAAAGTTTGACTTCGTTGTTGCCTCTATCCATAGCAACTTAAAGATGGATGAAGAAAAGGCGACCACGCGCTTGATCAAAGCAATCGAAAACCCCTACACCACAATGCTAGGACATCCTACGGGCCGATTACTCTTGTCTCGCGCGGGCTATCCAATCGATTTTAAGAAAGTGATCGACGCATGCGCAGCGAACAATGTTGTGATTGAAATCAACGCAAATCCTCTTCGCTTAGACCTAGATTGGCGTTGGCATCAATACGCTTTAGATAAAGGAGTTTTACTTTCAGTAAACCCGGATGCTCACCGCAAGGAAGGCTTCCTGGATATGGAATTCGGCATCTACGTGGCAAGAAAGGGAGGTCTATCTGCGGAAAGATGTCTGAATGCTTTTTCGTTAGAGGAGATTACGACCTACTTCAATAATCGCAAGTCGAAGGCTTAATGCTTAAATTAATTTAAAAGTCTATTTATGATCAATTTGAAACCGTTATTCATCGGTTTAGCGATGCTTTCTGGCATTTCAGCGCCACAGGCGCAACTGATGAAGGCAAAAGAAATATATACCAAAGCAGATTCATTACGCGGAGAACTTACTCCCCTACGCACCTGCTATGACATCAAATATTATCACCTGGATGTGAAAGTTGATATTGATAATAAGTTTATCTCTGGCAGCAATCTATTTAAGTTTGCAGCCGAAGATCGCTTCAATAAACTTCAATTTGATCTGTTCGACAATCTATCGGTCGACAAGGTGGAGTATCGGGGCAAGGCTCTACCATTTACACGAGAGTACAATGCGGTCTTCGTCACGTTTCCAGGTTATATTGAAAAGGGAAAATTAGACTCCTTTACTGTCCATTATTCGGGCAATCCAATTCAGGCGACGCGTGCTCCTTGGGACGGAGGGTTTGATTGGAAGAAAGATAGTCAGGGTAAGCCTTGGGTAGCAACGGCTTGTCAGGGGCTTGGTGCGAGCGTATGGTGGCCGAACAAGGACCATCAATCCGATGAAGTGGATGGCATGTTGATCTCTGTAGCAGTTCCCAACGGATTGATGAATGTTTCGAATGGCAGGTTGGTTAAAACCGAGAAGATAAAGGGCGGATATACCAAGTATCATTGGAAAGTGGACAATCCGATCAACAATTATAATATCGCTTTAAATATTGCTGATTACGCACATTTCCAAGAGACTTATGCTGGCGAGAAGGGGCCGCTGTCGTTAGACTATTATGTATTGCAGGAAAACAAGGATAAGATTGAACATCTGAAAAAGAATGCAAACGAAACACTAAAGGCATTCGAACACTGGTTTGGCCCATATCCCTTTTATGAGGATGGTTATAAACTTGTAGAAACTGCGCATTTAGGCATGGAGCATCAGAGTGCAATCGCCTACGGAAATAAATTTAAAAACGGCTATTTGGGAAGCGATGCCTCACGGTCAGGATGGGGTCTAAAATGGGACTTCATTGTTGTCCACGAGTCTGGACATGAGTGGTTTGGAAACAACATCACAGCCAAAGACCTAGGCGATATGTGGATACATGAGAGTTTCACGAACTATTCCGAAGCACTTTTTATCGATTATTTTTACGGCAAAAAGGCAAGTCAAGCTTATGTCAATGGGAATCGACGTGGCATCCAAAATGATATCCCGCTTCAGGGTCCATATAACGTAAATAAAGAAGGTTCGGGCGACATGTATAACAAGGGCGGCGTTCTGCACAATATGATCCGCACCATGATCGATGACGATGAAAAGTGGCGATCGTTGCTACGCGGAATGAATGCAAAATTCTATCATCAGACCGTCAATTATCAAGACATCCTAAACTACATGAACGAGCAAAGTGGAATCGATCTGACGAAGGTCTTCGAACAGTATGTTCAACACAGGAGCATCCCTACGTTAGAGATCATTGAAAACAGCCCTGGAGTATTCATGATTCGCTGGATTTCAGAAGTGGAAAACTTCGATATGCCGGTTCATATTTTTGATAAAGATGGTAACCGTCAATTGATAAAACCAACCAGCAAGTTCAAGCTGATGCGACTGGACGGCCTTACAAAAGAAAACATTGGGGTTGACACTTTTAACTATTACATCGGCGTATCCATACAATAAAAAAACCAACTGATACGTTATTTCTACCAGATTGTAAATCATTGTTAAATGGCTTAGTTAAAAGATGATTTTTCTCAGGGAGTAATTATTTAAAAACCATTTTTTTTCATTAGGTTTGCATAAAATTTTTAATTATACTTTCACATATAAATGGGGCTTTTTAATTGGTTTACGCAAGAAGTTGCAATAGACTTGGGTACAGCTAACACCCTAATCATTCACAATGATAAAGTAGTAGTTGATGAACCTTCGATAGTTGCCTTCGACCGCACGACAAACAAAGTGATTGCGATTGGTCGTCAGGCTATGCAGATGGAGGGAAAAACTCACGATAATATAAAAACGGTAAGACCATTACGTGATGGTGTTATAGCAGATTTTACGGCTGCTGAGCACTTGATTCGCGGTATGGTTAAACTCGTAAATAATGGTAAGAGTTGGTTCTTCCCATCTTTGCGCATGGTCGTTTGTATACCTTCCGGTATAACGGAGGTTGAGAAACGCGCTGTTCGCGACTCTGCGGAGATTGCAGGAGCAAAAGAGGTTTATTTGATCCACGAGCCTATGGCTGCTGCTGTTGGTATCGGGATTGACGTTGAAGAGCCCGTTGGAAACATGATCATCGATATTGGTGGTGGTACTACGGAAATTGCTGTAATAGCGCTATCTGGTATTGTATGCGACCAATCTATCCGTGTTGCCGGAGACAATTTCGACTCTGATATCGTTCAATACATTCGTCGTCAGCATAACATCATGATTGGAGACCGTACAGCGGAGAAAATCAAGATCGAAGTTGGTGCTGCTCTACCTGAGCTTACTGATCCACCTGAGGATTTCGCTGTTCAAGGTCGTGACCTTATGACCGGTATTCCTAAACAGATTACGGTTTCTTATACCGAGATTGCACACTGTTTAGACAAATCAATTTCTAAAATTGAAGAAGCTATCCTTAAAGCATTAGAGATTACCCCTCCGGAACTATCCGCAGATATTTATCAAACTGGTATCTATTTGACTGGTGGTGGTGCTTTATTAAGAGGATTAGACAAGCGTATTCAAGCAAAAACTAAGTTACCAGTACATGTTGCAGAAGATCCACTTCGCGCCGTAGTAAGAGGTACAGGTATTGCGTTGAAAAATATAGGACGCTTCAAGTTCTTAATGCAGTAATAATAAACTGAGATATATTTATTCGTTGCGCGATATAATGTTCTTTTTAAACGTTATATCGCGTAGCTATTAAAAGACAACAAGAATGAAAAACCTTTGGCTTTTCTTGGTTAGATACAATGCCTTCTTTTGGTTTGTACTCTTCTTTACTGTTGCTTTAATCTTGGTTGTTCAAAATAATCGCTATCAACGTTCGTCCTTTATCAACTCTTCCAATGTCGTTGTGGGTTCTTTCTACGACAAATTAAATTCGTGGAAGAGCTATCTAGCTTTGGATGAAGCGAACAAGAATTTAGCACAGGAGAACGCATTATTACGTCAGCAATTACAGAACTACATCTTAAAAGACACTGTCGATTCCATTTCATTACAAGATTCAATTGAAGAAAACCGTTATCAATTCGTAATGGGTGAGGTTGTAAACAACAGTATACATCAGAAGAGTAATTTCATTACGATCAATAAAGGAGCACTCGATGGCGTCCAGAAAGGACTTGGCGTTATTACATCCAATGGTGTGGTAGGCATTGTTTTGAATGTATCTCCACATTTTAGCACCATACAGTCCCTACTCCATCCCGACACGCGTATTTCAGTGACCCTGGACACGACCAATGTATTTGGTGCCTTAGTGTGGGGAAATAATGTAGACCCACAATATGCGATGGTAAAGGATATCCCGAATCACGTAAAAGTTCAGAAGGGACAAAAGATCTATACATCGGGGTTCTCTTTATTCCCTAAAGGGATTGAGATCGGCTCGGTGGAAGAGACAGGAATACAATCTGGTGAAAGCTTTTTAGATGTGCGCATTAAATTAAGAACGAACTTCAGCAACTTGAACCATGTTTATGTGGTAAAAGATCTGCTGGAAAATGAAAAGAATCAGTTAGAGGAGCTGACGGAAGACAACAATGGGTAAAGTTTTTATTTTCAATATCGTTCGCTTCATTGTATTGATTGCAATGCAGGTAGTCTTGTTCAAGAACATTGGATATTATAACCTTGCGACTCCATTTCCGTATATTCTTATTATCTTTTTGTTACCAATCGGTACTCCCAATTTTATATTATATCTTATTGCTTTTCTGACCGGACTGACAGTGGATGCCTTTTATGATACCATAGGAGTACATGCAGCGGCTTCCGTTGCTTTGGTATGGTTCAGAACATTCTTCTTTAACATCACCCTAGACGTCGATGTTCAGGGTTCCTTCGAAACCCCTTCATTAGGCATAATGGGAAATAAGTGGTTTTTTTCTTATATTTCCATAGGTACTTTAATTCATCATATCGTATTGTTGCACGTGGAATATTTCAGCTTTAACAATTATCTGAGCACTTTATTCAGCATTTTGTTAAGCTCCATATTCACGATATTGCTGATCATCCTGATGAGTTTATTGTTCTACAAAAGGAAATCGCGCTTATTAGGTAATTAACATTTGTTACGGTCATTTCATTCATGAATAATAGTTTCTTCAACCGTAAATTCGTCATTCAAGGAATCTTCATAGCCATTGCATTGGTTATAGTCGCAAGGCTTTTCTATCTGCAAATTATCGATGACCGGTATCTGCTATCGGCCAACAATAATGTGATGCGGAAGGTTATTGTCTATCCTGCTCGTGGAGTTATTTTAGACCGCGACGGACAGGTACTTGTTCAAAACGAGCCGGTATATGATATCATGGTGACCCCGAGAGAGGTCAAAGATATCGACACCGTCTTGCTTTGCAATCTATTAAATATCGACACAGCCGATTTCAATACACGCATGAAGAAAGCAAAGGCGCATTCGCCCTATCGCGCTTCGCAGTTTATGAAACAGGTCAGCTCGATAACCTTCGCGAAGTTTCAAGAACATCTATATAAGTTTAGAGGATTCTATTATCAAAACCGTACCGTTAGAAGTTATCCGGACAGTATCGCTGCGCAATTCCTCGGATACATCCAAGAGGTCAACGAGCGAGATATCGAAAAGTCAGATGGCTTTTACCGCCCTGGTGATTATATCGGTGCTTCCGGCGTAGAAAGAGCTTATGAGGATCTTTTACGCGGCAAACGAGGTGTTAAGAACCAAATGGTCGATGCGTTGAACAGACCGAAGGGAAGTTTTATGGAGGGAAAATACGATACGGTCGCTGTTACAGGTGATGGACTGGTATCCTCCCTAGATAAAGACCTGCAGGTGTTAGCAGAGAAAATGATGAAGAATAAGCTGGGATCAGTCGTAGCTATCGAGCCTTCGACGGGTGAAATCTTAACCTTCGTCAGCAGTCCTTCCTACAATCCGAATATGATGGTTGGTCGCGACTTGGGCAATAACTATATGAAGTTGCTCTACGACGAGACGAAACCCATGTTTATCCGCCCAATACAGGCCTCCTACCCTCCAGGCTCGGTATTTAAAGTCGTGGCAGCATTGACGGGACAACAAGCGGGCGTTATCAATGAACAGTCGGTATTTTATTGTCCTGGTGGTTATCGCTATGGCGGCGGTCGCGCGATTATGCGCTGTACCCACGTCGATGGTGCCACAGGATTAGTGAAGTCCATCAAAATGTCCTGCAATACCTACTACGGCTATGTATATGCCAAGATGATTGATTCCAGAGGGATGAGTGGACCGAAAGCATATGACCTTTGGCGTGAAGCGCTTGGTAAGTTTGGTCTAGGACATCGCTTAGGGATTGACCTTCCAGGAGAAAAACCAGGATTGGTTCCTACCTCAGATTTTTATACAAAGCGCTACGGCAATGGCTCTTGGCGTTCAGGATATAACATCTCCCTATCCATCGGGCAAGGAGAGCTAGGTATTACGCCTTTGCAAATGGCGAATATTATGGCAATTGTTGCCAACCGTGGATTCTATTATCGTCCGCACCTAATCAAAGGAATCGGAGAGAAAAAGATCGTCAAAGAAGAGTTTACCGAAAAGATATTTGCCGGTGTTGATGCCAAATATTACGAGCCAGTGATCGAAGGCATGAGCCAAGCGGTCAATCAGGGCGGTACAGGCGCAGCCTCACGTATTCCAGGGATAGAGATGTGCGGAAAGACAGGAACTGTACAAAACCCGCACGGGGAAAACCATGCTGTATTCTTTGCTTTTGCACCTCGTCATAACCCAAAAATCGCAATCGCTGTCTTCGTAGAGAATGCTGGTTATGGTGGTACTTGGGCAGCTCCGATTGCATCTATGCTCGTTGAGAAATACTTGAAAGATACCATCACCTTACCGAAGTATATCCAAGATCGCGTTTATAATGCTAATCTTCTTCCGAAGCCGAAGAAACCGAAGGAAACCGAAGTCAAAAAAGACAGCACTAAAAACCCGAAGGATAGTACAAAAAATAAAACGACAGCACCCTTAAAGTCTGCAGCACGAGACCCGAAAAAAGAACAAAGCGCAGTATTAGTACATCATAGCCAAGTGAGAAGAACACATGAATAGCCTTCAAGAAAAAAGCTTTTTCGGACGAATTGACTGGATAACCATCCTACTGTGGTTCACCTTATGTCTTATTGGTTGGTTTAATATTCATGCCGCGGTCTACGATCCGGAAAACCCCGGGATTTTCAACCTCGCCACGAACTACGGCAAGCAATCCATATATATCTTTACGGCATTAATCATCGGGATCTGTATCCTTATTATCGATTCCCGCTTCTTTATGTCTTCTGCACCGATAATCTATTTTATTGTCGTTCTGCTCTTAATCCTTGTGTTGGTGGTAGGTAGAAACGTCGCAGGAAATCAGGCTTGGATCCCATTGGGAAGCTTCCGTCTTCAGCCCTCGGAGTTTGGAAAACTCGCCACCTGTTTAACACTAGCCTACTATCTCAGTAATCAGACCAACAAGAACCCGAATCTAAAGACCCTATTCGTTGGGGCATGTATTGTCCTATTTCCCGTAGCGTTAGTTATGCTGCAACCGGATACTGGTTCTGCATTGGCATTCTTCTCGCTAACCTTTGTATTCTATAGGGAAGGATATTTGAGCACCGGATTTTTAATTATTGGCGGTTTAGCGATCTTCTTGTTCGTCATAGCGTTATTGATCAACCAATGGATCATTATCGGCTGCATCGCTTTAATCTGCGGTTTCTTTGCATTCACGATGCGGAAAAAGCGGAAGAACGTCATCAACATGGCCATTCTATTTGTTGCTTCATCCGTCTATGTATTATGTGTCGACTTCGCATACGAGAAAATATTGCAGCCGCACCAAAGAAATCGTATCGACATTGTCTTGGGAAAAATCGACGATCCAAGAGGTGGTGGATATAACTTAAACCAATCGAAAATAGCAATTGGATCCGGACAGTTATTCGGCAAAGGTTACCTTCAGGGCACTCAAACAAAATACAACTTCGTACCTGAGCAAAGTACCGACTTTATTTTCTGTACCATCGGTGAGGAATGGGGATTCGTAGGATCGGTCGTATTGATAGCCATCTATCTGACCTTGCTGCTGCGCATTGTGAATATTGCAGAACGACAGCGGACGGCCTTCGCTAGGATCTACGCCTATGGCGTAGCCTCCATCCTATTCTTCCACTTCTTTATCAATATCGGCATGACCATCGGTTTAGTACCAGTTATCGGGATTCCATTGCCTTTCATTAGTTATGGAGGTTCCTCGTTATGGTCGTTTACAATATTATTGTTTATTCTCTTGCGCTTCGATTCCTCAAGAAAAGGAACCGTCGGGATCTAAATACGATCTAGCACCATTTTGATTGCATTATCGATGATTTCCTGCGGATTTTCACAGAATGTTTCTTGAACCCGACTCGCCAAAATAGCATTGATCGAAATCGCATGATGCCCAAGCATATTGCTCAACGCGTAGATCCCCGCTGTTTCCATCTCCAGATTCGTAATCTTTCTTTGGCCGACAGCAAACTGATTCGCGAGCTTTATTAATTGTGGATAGGAATTATTCGTCCTTAAGGATCGTCCTTGGGGGCCGTAGAAGCCAGGCGCAGTCATCGTAACACCTTTAGGCATATCAAATGCAAACTTCGCTAACAACTTCTCTGAAGCATGTCCTACGTAAGGTTTAAAGGTGAGGTCTTCAAAACTATCGATTACCGCCGCTTGTATGGCTGTTTCGGTTTCGGTATAGGGTTTCTTATAGTACTGCATCAACGTATCAAAGCCAATCGCATATTCGCTGGCCAAAACAGTTCCAATGGCAATATTTCCTTGAATAGAACCCGAAGTCCCAATACGAATAATATCTAAGGATTTAATCTCCTCCTTCAGCGTCTTTGTTTCAAAGTCAATATTCACTAAAGCGTCCAGTTCATTCAAGACAATATCGATATTATCAGTACCTATTCCAGTCGAGATTACTGTAAGTCGCTTATCGCCAAGAAAGCCAGTATGTGTAATGAACTCACGCTTTCCTTTTCTAACTTCAATATTATCGAAATACTTAGATACCTCAGCTACGCGGTCGGGATCTCCAACAAAGATAACCGTGTCTGCAATGTCTTCAGGTTTTAAATTAAGATGATAGATGCTCCCATCAGCATTGATAATCAGTTCAGAATCGTTAATCATATGGTCCGTAAATAGTCTACTTCAATCCCCTCGATGTTGTCCAATTTTCCGACAACCTCGTTTACCTGTAATTTACGCATTTCTACATGAATTGTACAGGTTGTATCAAAGTTTTGACTAAGTACTTTTAGATCATATTCCTTCACGATTTTCATCACATCGTTCATCTGCAAATAATCAAAATGAACGGCATAGACATCATTTACTGTTCGCTCCACGACTTCCGCTACGTCGATAGCTTCTTGTGTCGCTGTTTTATAGGCATTTATCAAGCCCGGCACTCCCAATAAGGTGCCACCGAAATAACGCACCACGACGACCAATACATTCGTTATATCTTGCGAGAGCAATACATTTAAAATGGGGCGTCCCGCCGTGCCGGAAGGTTCCCCATCATCATTGACGCGGAAGATACTCCGATCGGGCGTAAGGCGATATGCCCAGCAATGATGTCGAGCTTTGGGATGCTCGGCTTTCAATTGCGCAATAATCTCTTTCAATTTATTCTCATCCCGAAAAGGATAAGCGTAGGCGATAAATTTACTTCCTTTATCTCTAAAAATTCCATCTGCGGGTTCCGCAATGGTTCTATAGGTATCGTCGAATAAACTCACAGCAATGCTATTAATAATACGGATATGATCGCCAAAAGTACCCCAATTTTATTGTAATTGCTAAGTTTTTCTCGAAACAGCAAAACCCCAACAAGTGCTCCAACAGAGATTACGCCGATATTCATCGCCGTAAAAACTAAAGACGGATTCTCCGGCAATGCCTTATGCGCCTTCATATAAAAGACGATGTTTCCAAAATTGAACAATCCCAATACTCCACCATAGGCAACAGCACGAACATCCAAAGCCTGTTTTTTGATGAACAATAGATAACACAAGAATAATAGAGCAAAACCCAATGCCAATACGAAAACAATCCATAACGACGACATGTAAGTAATGCCCGCCAATAATGCAATCTGTTTAAAAAGAATATCGATGATCCCCATCCCGACGAAGACCATTAAGGGAAATACCCAATAGTTCCTTTCATTGCTCGTGTTCTGCTTATTCCATCCAATGGAGAATACGATTGCAAGCAAGCCAACCCCAATACCGATTAGATTTTTGGGAACAATCTTTTCCCCCATAAAGAGGAATGCCGCCAACAAGGGAATAAAAAGCGAAAGCCTTTGCGCGACCTCCGTTTTAACGATCCCACCGTATCGAATAGACATCGCGATACAAATAAAGATTGTTGGCAATAGGAAACCAAGGGGAATATAAAGGTTCCATGGAAGCGAACTATTCCAGACAATCAACTCGGGTTTTAACACGAAATAAGTCATCAACAGCGCGACTGGATAATTCCACACCAACAACTGAAGATAATTAACACCCTTTTCGCGTGCAATCTTAATGATAACGGCTACGGTTACCGAACAAAAGACAGATATTAAAACAAACAACATATCGACAATATTCTATTGTAAACTCAGACCAGTTTATGGCCGAACAAAGATATCTAAATCAGTTCGCTAGACGCGATCGAGTTAAGAATATTTCGAAAACTAGATGTTTCAACATGAAAAAATCAGTTTTTTCGATGATAAAATTTAATAAAAAACCGATTATTTT
The DNA window shown above is from Sphingobacterium hotanense and carries:
- a CDS encoding DNA polymerase/3'-5' exonuclease PolX; translation: MTNKDIAKVFKLCGQLMELHNENPFRTKAMAGAAFRIDKLPFAASGSNLEELSEQPNIGKSTAEKIMQVITTGTFPDLEKLLEKTPEGIVEMLKIKGLGPKKIQIIWNDLAIESVGELYYACNENRLVEAKGFGLKTQEDIKKAIEFSIANQGWYLFAKVLNSAHTILASLKASLKDYQVEFTGDFRRKAEVLQHVELITDAPNEVAIEAIRALDNEFAVDTEHLTLNFRDENNTPFKVHLSKTDDFAKNLLLTTGSALHIELLKGFGEIPSLDSEDAIYSALGLAYIEPELREGTNEIELAKNSALPRLITYADLKGSLHNHSTYSDGVHSLKEMAQYLRDELKMEYLGICDHSKTAVYANGLSIERLEQQWAEIDRLNAELAPFKIFKGIESDILSDGSLDYPDDVLAKFDFVVASIHSNLKMDEEKATTRLIKAIENPYTTMLGHPTGRLLLSRAGYPIDFKKVIDACAANNVVIEINANPLRLDLDWRWHQYALDKGVLLSVNPDAHRKEGFLDMEFGIYVARKGGLSAERCLNAFSLEEITTYFNNRKSKA
- a CDS encoding M1 family metallopeptidase, which gives rise to MINLKPLFIGLAMLSGISAPQAQLMKAKEIYTKADSLRGELTPLRTCYDIKYYHLDVKVDIDNKFISGSNLFKFAAEDRFNKLQFDLFDNLSVDKVEYRGKALPFTREYNAVFVTFPGYIEKGKLDSFTVHYSGNPIQATRAPWDGGFDWKKDSQGKPWVATACQGLGASVWWPNKDHQSDEVDGMLISVAVPNGLMNVSNGRLVKTEKIKGGYTKYHWKVDNPINNYNIALNIADYAHFQETYAGEKGPLSLDYYVLQENKDKIEHLKKNANETLKAFEHWFGPYPFYEDGYKLVETAHLGMEHQSAIAYGNKFKNGYLGSDASRSGWGLKWDFIVVHESGHEWFGNNITAKDLGDMWIHESFTNYSEALFIDYFYGKKASQAYVNGNRRGIQNDIPLQGPYNVNKEGSGDMYNKGGVLHNMIRTMIDDDEKWRSLLRGMNAKFYHQTVNYQDILNYMNEQSGIDLTKVFEQYVQHRSIPTLEIIENSPGVFMIRWISEVENFDMPVHIFDKDGNRQLIKPTSKFKLMRLDGLTKENIGVDTFNYYIGVSIQ
- a CDS encoding rod shape-determining protein; this translates as MGLFNWFTQEVAIDLGTANTLIIHNDKVVVDEPSIVAFDRTTNKVIAIGRQAMQMEGKTHDNIKTVRPLRDGVIADFTAAEHLIRGMVKLVNNGKSWFFPSLRMVVCIPSGITEVEKRAVRDSAEIAGAKEVYLIHEPMAAAVGIGIDVEEPVGNMIIDIGGGTTEIAVIALSGIVCDQSIRVAGDNFDSDIVQYIRRQHNIMIGDRTAEKIKIEVGAALPELTDPPEDFAVQGRDLMTGIPKQITVSYTEIAHCLDKSISKIEEAILKALEITPPELSADIYQTGIYLTGGGALLRGLDKRIQAKTKLPVHVAEDPLRAVVRGTGIALKNIGRFKFLMQ
- the mreC gene encoding rod shape-determining protein MreC; this translates as MKNLWLFLVRYNAFFWFVLFFTVALILVVQNNRYQRSSFINSSNVVVGSFYDKLNSWKSYLALDEANKNLAQENALLRQQLQNYILKDTVDSISLQDSIEENRYQFVMGEVVNNSIHQKSNFITINKGALDGVQKGLGVITSNGVVGIVLNVSPHFSTIQSLLHPDTRISVTLDTTNVFGALVWGNNVDPQYAMVKDIPNHVKVQKGQKIYTSGFSLFPKGIEIGSVEETGIQSGESFLDVRIKLRTNFSNLNHVYVVKDLLENEKNQLEELTEDNNG
- a CDS encoding rod shape-determining protein MreD, translated to MGKVFIFNIVRFIVLIAMQVVLFKNIGYYNLATPFPYILIIFLLPIGTPNFILYLIAFLTGLTVDAFYDTIGVHAAASVALVWFRTFFFNITLDVDVQGSFETPSLGIMGNKWFFSYISIGTLIHHIVLLHVEYFSFNNYLSTLFSILLSSIFTILLIILMSLLFYKRKSRLLGN
- the mrdA gene encoding penicillin-binding protein 2 is translated as MNNSFFNRKFVIQGIFIAIALVIVARLFYLQIIDDRYLLSANNNVMRKVIVYPARGVILDRDGQVLVQNEPVYDIMVTPREVKDIDTVLLCNLLNIDTADFNTRMKKAKAHSPYRASQFMKQVSSITFAKFQEHLYKFRGFYYQNRTVRSYPDSIAAQFLGYIQEVNERDIEKSDGFYRPGDYIGASGVERAYEDLLRGKRGVKNQMVDALNRPKGSFMEGKYDTVAVTGDGLVSSLDKDLQVLAEKMMKNKLGSVVAIEPSTGEILTFVSSPSYNPNMMVGRDLGNNYMKLLYDETKPMFIRPIQASYPPGSVFKVVAALTGQQAGVINEQSVFYCPGGYRYGGGRAIMRCTHVDGATGLVKSIKMSCNTYYGYVYAKMIDSRGMSGPKAYDLWREALGKFGLGHRLGIDLPGEKPGLVPTSDFYTKRYGNGSWRSGYNISLSIGQGELGITPLQMANIMAIVANRGFYYRPHLIKGIGEKKIVKEEFTEKIFAGVDAKYYEPVIEGMSQAVNQGGTGAASRIPGIEMCGKTGTVQNPHGENHAVFFAFAPRHNPKIAIAVFVENAGYGGTWAAPIASMLVEKYLKDTITLPKYIQDRVYNANLLPKPKKPKETEVKKDSTKNPKDSTKNKTTAPLKSAARDPKKEQSAVLVHHSQVRRTHE
- the rodA gene encoding rod shape-determining protein RodA, translating into MNSLQEKSFFGRIDWITILLWFTLCLIGWFNIHAAVYDPENPGIFNLATNYGKQSIYIFTALIIGICILIIDSRFFMSSAPIIYFIVVLLLILVLVVGRNVAGNQAWIPLGSFRLQPSEFGKLATCLTLAYYLSNQTNKNPNLKTLFVGACIVLFPVALVMLQPDTGSALAFFSLTFVFYREGYLSTGFLIIGGLAIFLFVIALLINQWIIIGCIALICGFFAFTMRKKRKNVINMAILFVASSVYVLCVDFAYEKILQPHQRNRIDIVLGKIDDPRGGGYNLNQSKIAIGSGQLFGKGYLQGTQTKYNFVPEQSTDFIFCTIGEEWGFVGSVVLIAIYLTLLLRIVNIAERQRTAFARIYAYGVASILFFHFFINIGMTIGLVPVIGIPLPFISYGGSSLWSFTILLFILLRFDSSRKGTVGI